A single Pseudomonas putida DNA region contains:
- the pseF gene encoding pseudaminic acid cytidylyltransferase, with protein MNERREINVAIIPARGGSKRIPSKNLKSFAGLPIIAHSIRVALASGLFDQVVVSTDDADIAAVAREHGALVPFRRPAHLADDHATTHAVVSHALEVLTSQGQVLTHACCIYATAPFLQQRFLHEGLALLRQHPGRAFAFSVSGFGFPVQRALTLDAEGALVPLNPQYRETRSQDLAPAYQDAGQFYWGRVEAWLQNEVLYSERSLPVIIPRHLVQDIDTEDDWLRAQYLYAALKAGGELES; from the coding sequence ATGAATGAACGCAGGGAAATCAACGTCGCGATCATTCCGGCCCGTGGCGGCAGCAAACGCATTCCGAGCAAGAACCTCAAGAGCTTTGCCGGGCTGCCGATCATTGCCCACTCGATTCGCGTGGCACTCGCCAGTGGCTTGTTCGACCAGGTAGTGGTCAGTACGGATGATGCGGATATCGCGGCGGTAGCCAGGGAGCATGGCGCGCTGGTGCCGTTTCGTCGGCCCGCGCACCTGGCCGACGACCATGCGACCACCCATGCAGTGGTCAGCCATGCCCTGGAGGTACTGACCAGCCAGGGCCAGGTGCTGACCCATGCCTGTTGCATCTATGCCACTGCGCCTTTCCTGCAGCAGCGCTTCCTGCATGAGGGGTTGGCACTGTTGCGCCAGCACCCGGGACGCGCTTTCGCCTTTTCGGTGAGTGGTTTCGGCTTCCCGGTCCAGCGGGCGCTGACACTGGATGCCGAGGGCGCGCTGGTGCCGCTCAATCCGCAGTATCGCGAGACCCGCTCGCAAGACCTGGCGCCGGCCTATCAGGATGCCGGCCAGTTCTACTGGGGGCGGGTAGAGGCCTGGTTGCAGAACGAGGTGCTCTACTCCGAGCGCAGCTTGCCAGTGATCATCCCCCGGCATCTGGTGCAGGACATCGACACCGAAGACGACTGGCTGCGCGCGCAATACCTGTACGCAGCGCTCAAGGCAGGAGGGGAGCTGGAGTCATGA
- the pseC gene encoding UDP-4-amino-4,6-dideoxy-N-acetyl-beta-L-altrosamine transaminase: MIPYARQSIDQSDISAVVEVLQSDWLTQGPLVERFEQAIAQRCGAGHAVAICNATAGLHLACLAAGLGSGDWLWTSPISFVASANCGRYCGASVDFVDIDPHTWAIDAAALALKLEQAARQGRLPKVVVAVAFAGQSADMRAIKALARQYGFTLIEDAAHAVGARYAGVAVGSGEFADMTVFSFHPVKIITSAEGGMVLTNRADLAQRLRLLRGHGVTRDSGQMTEESHGAWYYQQLELGFNYRITDLQAALGLSQLARLDDFLVRRQALAARYQQLLAGLPVSVQAPQAEAESAWHLFVVRLQGDHLQRSHREVFDGMRAAGVGVNLHYIPIHLQPYYRELGFKPGDFPQAEAYYAGALSLPMYPGLSDAQQDHVVDSLRGLLT, encoded by the coding sequence GTGATTCCATATGCCCGGCAGAGCATCGATCAGTCCGACATCAGCGCGGTCGTCGAGGTGTTGCAGTCCGACTGGTTGACCCAGGGGCCGTTGGTCGAGCGCTTCGAGCAGGCGATTGCCCAGCGCTGTGGCGCAGGCCATGCAGTGGCAATCTGCAACGCCACCGCCGGCCTGCACCTGGCTTGCCTGGCCGCGGGGCTGGGTAGCGGGGACTGGTTGTGGACATCCCCAATCAGTTTCGTGGCATCGGCGAACTGTGGTCGTTACTGCGGGGCCAGCGTCGATTTCGTCGACATCGACCCGCATACCTGGGCCATCGACGCCGCAGCGCTGGCACTGAAACTCGAACAGGCTGCCCGGCAAGGGCGCTTGCCCAAGGTGGTGGTTGCCGTGGCATTCGCCGGGCAAAGCGCCGATATGCGTGCGATCAAAGCGCTGGCCCGCCAGTATGGCTTCACCTTGATCGAGGACGCTGCCCATGCGGTCGGCGCGCGCTATGCGGGAGTGGCAGTCGGCAGCGGCGAGTTCGCCGACATGACGGTGTTCAGCTTTCACCCGGTAAAAATCATCACTTCGGCTGAAGGCGGCATGGTCCTCACCAACCGTGCCGATCTGGCCCAGCGCCTGCGCCTGTTACGTGGCCACGGGGTGACCCGGGACAGTGGCCAGATGACTGAAGAGAGCCATGGCGCCTGGTACTACCAGCAGCTCGAGCTGGGCTTCAACTACCGCATCACCGATCTGCAGGCTGCCCTGGGGCTTTCCCAGTTGGCGCGGCTGGATGATTTCCTTGTTCGTCGTCAAGCACTGGCGGCCCGTTACCAGCAGTTGCTCGCGGGCCTGCCGGTGAGCGTACAGGCACCCCAGGCGGAGGCCGAATCCGCCTGGCACCTGTTCGTGGTGCGCCTGCAGGGCGATCACCTGCAGCGCTCGCACCGGGAGGTTTTCGACGGGATGCGGGCGGCGGGGGTCGGAGTCAATCTGCATTACATCCCCATTCACTTGCAGCCCTATTATCGCGAGCTGGGTTTCAAGCCCGGGGACTTCCCGCAGGCAGAGGCCTACTACGCAGGCGCACTGAGCCTGCCGATGTACCCAGGCCTGAGCGACGCCCAGCAGGATCATGTGGTCGACAGCCTGCGCGGGCTGCTCACATGA